A genomic stretch from Pieris brassicae chromosome 9, ilPieBrab1.1, whole genome shotgun sequence includes:
- the LOC123714159 gene encoding proton-coupled amino acid transporter-like protein pathetic isoform X2: MSDEKQPLLTGPSILIDNPDNQVVELVTSPTGPTKDEKIKKEYNPASERYLEHPTSNFDTLIHLLKGNIGTGILAMPDAFKNAGLFLGVFGTLCMGAICTHCMHMLVLCSHELCVRNQRPAMSFAEVVEDAFAMGPVPLRKYAKNIRYCL, from the exons atGAGCGATGAAAAACAGCCCCTCCTCACAGGGCctagtattttaattgataaccCAGATAATCAAGTCGTAGAATTAGTGACCAGTCCCACGGGACCAACTAaagatgaaaaaattaaaaaggaatACAATCCAGCTTCAGAGCGCTATTTAGAACATCCGACCTCTAATTTCGATACTCTGATCCATCTACTGAAAGGTAATATTGGAACAGGGATATTGGCGATGCCCGATGCTTTTAAAAATGCTGGACTTTTTTTGG gtgTTTTTGGTACTTTATGCATGGGAGCTATTTGCACCCATTGCATGCATATGTTGGTACTTTGTTCCCATGAACTCTGTGTGCGTAACCAAAGACCAGCAATGAGTTTTGCTGAAGTTGTAGAAGATGCATTTGCTATGGGACCTGTACCTTTGAGAAAATACGCAAAAAATATTAG GTATTGCCTCTAG
- the LOC123714159 gene encoding proton-coupled amino acid transporter-like protein pathetic isoform X1: protein MSDEKQPLLTGPSILIDNPDNQVVELVTSPTGPTKDEKIKKEYNPASERYLEHPTSNFDTLIHLLKGNIGTGILAMPDAFKNAGLFLGVFGTLCMGAICTHCMHMLVLCSHELCVRNQRPAMSFAEVVEDAFAMGPVPLRKYAKNIRNIVNVFLVITQLGFCCVYFLFVATNLQDTMHFFHINMGVHSYLALLFPPMLALGMVKNLKYLTPVSLIAAIMTAWGLVITFYYILQDLPHTSTVRAFASWHQLPLYFGTAIYAFEGIGVVLPLENNMKTPQDFGGWTGVLNTGMVIVAALYTAIGFFGYLKYGNHVLGSITLNLPNEPLAQSVRAMMAIAIFLSYGLQFYVPMNIVWPFVKSKLTSEKALAYGEAITRFILISLTFIAAALIPNLSGIISLVGAFSSSALALIFPPIIDIITFWPDRLGKYDWKMWKDVAIIIFGITGFVFGTYASIGNILSLP from the exons atGAGCGATGAAAAACAGCCCCTCCTCACAGGGCctagtattttaattgataaccCAGATAATCAAGTCGTAGAATTAGTGACCAGTCCCACGGGACCAACTAaagatgaaaaaattaaaaaggaatACAATCCAGCTTCAGAGCGCTATTTAGAACATCCGACCTCTAATTTCGATACTCTGATCCATCTACTGAAAGGTAATATTGGAACAGGGATATTGGCGATGCCCGATGCTTTTAAAAATGCTGGACTTTTTTTGG gtgTTTTTGGTACTTTATGCATGGGAGCTATTTGCACCCATTGCATGCATATGTTGGTACTTTGTTCCCATGAACTCTGTGTGCGTAACCAAAGACCAGCAATGAGTTTTGCTGAAGTTGTAGAAGATGCATTTGCTATGGGACCTGTACCTTTGAGAAAATACGCAAAAAATATTAG gaaCATTGTCAATGTGTTTCTTGTAATAACTCAATTGGGATTTTGCTGTGTGTACTTTCTGTTTGTGGCAACTAACCTTCAGGACACCATGCACTTTTTCCATATAAATATGGGTGTCCACAGCTACTTAGCCTTATTATTTCCGCCGATGCTAGCATTGGGTATGGTGAAGAATCTAAAATACTTGACACCGGTTTCTCTAATAGCTGCTATTATGACCGCTTGGGGCTTGGTGATTACCTTCTACTATATATTGCAAGATTTACCCCACACCAGTACTGTGAGGGCATTTGCGAGTTGGCATCAATTACCACTCTACTTTGGAACTGCAATTTATGCCTTTGAGGGAATCGGGGTG GTATTGCCTCTAGAGAACAACATGAAAACACCGCAGGACTTCGGCGGGTGGACTGGTGTTTTGAACACTGGTATGGTGATTGTAGCAGCTCTGTATACAGCGATAGGCTTCTTCGGATACCTTAAGTATGGGAATCATGTCCTTGGCAGTATTACTCTCAATTTACCGAATGAACC ATTAGCGCAAAGCGTACGAGCTATGATGGCGATTGCTATATTCCTATCCTATGGCCTTCAGTTCTACGTTCCGATGAATATAGTGTGGCCTTTTGTCAAATCGAAACTCACATCGGAAAAGGCTCTCGCGTACGGCGAAGCGATAACAAGATTCATATTGATTTCGTTGACTT tTATTGCAGCTGCGTTAATACCAAATTTAAGTGGTATTATTTCTCTCGTAGGAGCATTTAGCAGTTCCGCCCTTGCTCTTATATTTCCCCCAATAATCGATATTATCACATTCTGGCCCGACCGACTCGGAAAATACGACTGGAAAATGTGGAAAGATGTCGCCATTATCATTTTTGGCATAACCGGATTTGTGTTCGGTACATACGCGAGTATAGGAAATATTTTATCGCTTCCATAA
- the LOC123714639 gene encoding ELAV-like protein 2, producing the protein MSESCQDGNCHGNYEYGPDESPTKLIVNYIPEVMTQDMMFSLFSTMGKLESCKLIANRGYGFVEYARPDDAVKARKAFNGLLMQNKTLKVSHALLNPELKPPTKPEADWNLYVCNLPNELTLQDLHGLFAQFGKIVNSRIASGIAFVLYEHQYEAERAIQNINGSIPPGFLEALTVKYANKSNPNKHKNNNNNFSKNPLVKPYHWINHMGAIGDHNSPSTWSIYIYNIAPEVEELTLWQLFGPYGAILSVKIIKDHQTNKSKGFGFVTMRNYDQAAMAIQALNGYVLHGQPLSVSFKTQKR; encoded by the coding sequence atgtcgGAATCGTGTCAAGACGGTAATTGTCATGGAAATTACGAATATGGGCCCGACGAATCACCAACGAAGCTTATCGTCAATTACATTCCCGAAGTCATGACCCAGGATATGatgttttcattattttccaCCATGGGTAAATTAGAAAGTTGTAAATTGATAGCGAACAGAGGGTATGGTTTCGTCGAGTACGCTCGGCCTGATGATGCCGTGAAGGCACGAAAGGCCTTTAACGGTCTGTTAATGCAGAATAAGACACTCAAAGTGTCTCACGCCCTGCTTAACCCAGAGTTGAAACCTCCCACCAAGCCGGAAGCAGATTGGAACCTCTACGTGTGTAACCTGCCAAACGAACTAACCTTACAAGATTTACATGGACTGTTCGCACAATTTGGTAAAATAGTCAATTCCCGTATAGCTTCAGGCATAGCCTTTGTATTATATGAACACCAGTATGAAGCAGAGAGGGCCATCCAAAATATCAATGGATCTATACCTCCTGGCTTCTTGGAAGCTCTTACTGTTAAGTATGCTAATAAAAGTAAtccaaataaacataaaaacaataataacaatttttctaAGAATCCACTTGTGAAACCTTATCATTGGATAAATCATATGGGTGCTATTGGTGACCATAATTCCCCTAGTACATggtctatttatatttataatattgctCCAGAAGTGGAAGAACTGACTTTGTGGCAGCTTTTTGGTCCATATGGTGCTATTTTATCAGTTAAGATAATTAAGGATCATCAAACTAATAAAAGTAAGGGATTTGGTTTTGTTACAATGAGAAACTATGATCAAGCGGCAATGGCTATACAAGCATTGAATGGCTATGTCCTCCATGGTCAGCCCCTATCTGTaagttttaaaacacaaaaaagaTAA
- the LOC123714609 gene encoding probable protein S-acyltransferase 23 isoform X2: MAAEESLPPCSPISPDAPSTQPRITTNLNHHSDYEQLIFEGVRSGEVSEIERLVEKLGVEILSARDQHGYTPAHWAALDGSVAVMRYLVERGAPVDLSCLGTQGPRPIHWACRKGHASVVQVLLQAGVAVNAADFKGLTPLMTACMYGKTATAAYLLGMGAATRLSDINGDTALHWAAYKGHADLVRLLIYSGVPLHCTDNFGSTPLHLACLSGNLTCVRLLCEKVKAELEPRDKNGKTPLMLAQSHRHAEVVKLLQKEMKRKSHWMPPLSELWALLFGGAGDSKGPLLFFLGSVLLWGYPMYIIRCIPLTWNTLRLSHYCFLYWNAIMWMSWLIANRRDPGYIPQNSETYYRAIRQIPYYDKWKKRNAILSRLCHTCRCLRPLRAKHCRICKRCVAYFDHHCPFIYNCIGVRNRMWFFLFVMSVAINCTLSIYFACYCLYLEGFGLLYMLGLLEAITFCALGWILTCTSVLHACMNLTTNEMFNYKRYPYLRDKRGRYQNPFSRGPIMNLIEFFVCLPDKFDEQDLFYGENI; this comes from the exons ATGGCTGCCGAGGAATCTCTACCTCCATGCTCACCCATATCTCCTGACGCACCGTCCACCCAGCCACGGATAACGACAAACCTCAACCATCACTCAGATTACGAACAACTTATATTCGAGGGAGTACGTTCAgg TGAGGTATCTGAAATCGAGCGTCTGGTAGAAAAACTTGGAGTGGAAATTCTAAGTGCTCGAGATCAACATGGCTACACTCCAGCTCACTGGGCCGCCTTGGATGGTAGCGTTGCTGTCATGAGATACTTGGTGGAACGAGGAGCACCTGTAGATCTATCTTGCTTAGGGACTCAg GGTCCTCGGCCAATTCACTGGGCTTGTCGAAAAGGTCATGCATCAGTGGTGCAAGTTCTGTTGCAAGCAGGCGTCGCGGTGAACGCAGCTGATTTCAAag GATTAACGCCATTAATGACAGCCTGTATGTATGGAAAAACCGCCACTGCCGCATATCTGCTTGGCATGGGAGCAGCAACGAGACTATCAGACATAAATGGTGACACAGCTCTCCATTGGGCAGCGTATAAGGGTCACGCAGATTTAGTTCGTCTATTAATTTACTCAGGGGTGCCTTTACATTGTACTGACAATTTTGGCTCCACACCCTTGCATCTCGCGTGTCTTTCAGGCAATTTGACGTGCGTCCGATTGCTTTGTGAAAAG GTTAAGGCTGAACTCGAGCCACGTGACAAAAATGGAAAGACACCCCTAATGCTCGCACAAAGCCACCGACATGCGGAAGTCGTGAAACTGTTGCAAAAGGAGATGAAACGCAAGTCTCACTGGATGCCACCGCTTTCTGAGTTATGGGCCTTGCTGTTCGGTGGAGCTGGTGATTCTAAGGGACCACTGCTTTTCTTTCTCGGTTCCGTTCTCTTGTGGGGTTATCCTATGTATATTATACgg TGCATACCATTAACATGGAATACGCTAAGGCTATCTCACTACTGTTTTCTTTATTGGAATGCGATAATGTGGATGAGTTGGCTTATTGCTAACCGTCGCGATCCAGGATACATACCGCAAAATTCTGAAACTTATTATCGAGCGATCAGACAAATACCGTACTACGATAAATGGAAGAAACGAAATGCTATACTTTCACGTCTATGCCACACGTGCAGATGTCTACGACCTTTGAG gGCAAAGCATTGTCGTATTTGCAAGCGCTGCGTGGCCTACTTCGACCACCACTGTCCATTCATCTATAACTGTATCGGCGTTCGAAATCGCATGTGGTTCTTTTTGTTCGTGATGAGTGTTGCTATAAATTGTACACTTTCTATATACTTCGCGTGCTATTGTCTATACCTAGAAGGCTTTGGACTACTTTATATGCTGGGTTTGCTTGAGGCCATAACATTTTGCGCACTCGGATGGATTCTCACGTGCACTTCG GTGCTCCACGCCTGTATGAATTTAACTACAAACGAAATGTTTAACTACAAGAGGTACCCGTATCTACGTGACAAGAGAGGCCGTTATCAGAACCCGTTTTCGCGGGGGCCCATTATGAACTTGATTGAATTCTTCGTTTGTTTACCGGACAAGTTTGATGAGCAAGACCTCTTTTATGGAGAGAATATATGA
- the LOC123714609 gene encoding probable protein S-acyltransferase 23 isoform X1: MAAEESLPPCSPISPDAPSTQPRITTNLNHHSDYEQLIFEGVRSGEVSEIERLVEKLGVEILSARDQHGYTPAHWAALDGSVAVMRYLVERGAPVDLSCLGTQGPRPIHWACRKGHASVVQVLLQAGVAVNAADFKGLTPLMTACMYGKTATAAYLLGMGAATRLSDINGDTALHWAAYKGHADLVRLLIYSGVPLHCTDNFGSTPLHLACLSGNLTCVRLLCEKALFQVKAELEPRDKNGKTPLMLAQSHRHAEVVKLLQKEMKRKSHWMPPLSELWALLFGGAGDSKGPLLFFLGSVLLWGYPMYIIRCIPLTWNTLRLSHYCFLYWNAIMWMSWLIANRRDPGYIPQNSETYYRAIRQIPYYDKWKKRNAILSRLCHTCRCLRPLRAKHCRICKRCVAYFDHHCPFIYNCIGVRNRMWFFLFVMSVAINCTLSIYFACYCLYLEGFGLLYMLGLLEAITFCALGWILTCTSVLHACMNLTTNEMFNYKRYPYLRDKRGRYQNPFSRGPIMNLIEFFVCLPDKFDEQDLFYGENI, encoded by the exons ATGGCTGCCGAGGAATCTCTACCTCCATGCTCACCCATATCTCCTGACGCACCGTCCACCCAGCCACGGATAACGACAAACCTCAACCATCACTCAGATTACGAACAACTTATATTCGAGGGAGTACGTTCAgg TGAGGTATCTGAAATCGAGCGTCTGGTAGAAAAACTTGGAGTGGAAATTCTAAGTGCTCGAGATCAACATGGCTACACTCCAGCTCACTGGGCCGCCTTGGATGGTAGCGTTGCTGTCATGAGATACTTGGTGGAACGAGGAGCACCTGTAGATCTATCTTGCTTAGGGACTCAg GGTCCTCGGCCAATTCACTGGGCTTGTCGAAAAGGTCATGCATCAGTGGTGCAAGTTCTGTTGCAAGCAGGCGTCGCGGTGAACGCAGCTGATTTCAAag GATTAACGCCATTAATGACAGCCTGTATGTATGGAAAAACCGCCACTGCCGCATATCTGCTTGGCATGGGAGCAGCAACGAGACTATCAGACATAAATGGTGACACAGCTCTCCATTGGGCAGCGTATAAGGGTCACGCAGATTTAGTTCGTCTATTAATTTACTCAGGGGTGCCTTTACATTGTACTGACAATTTTGGCTCCACACCCTTGCATCTCGCGTGTCTTTCAGGCAATTTGACGTGCGTCCGATTGCTTTGTGAAAAG GCTCTCTTTCAGGTTAAGGCTGAACTCGAGCCACGTGACAAAAATGGAAAGACACCCCTAATGCTCGCACAAAGCCACCGACATGCGGAAGTCGTGAAACTGTTGCAAAAGGAGATGAAACGCAAGTCTCACTGGATGCCACCGCTTTCTGAGTTATGGGCCTTGCTGTTCGGTGGAGCTGGTGATTCTAAGGGACCACTGCTTTTCTTTCTCGGTTCCGTTCTCTTGTGGGGTTATCCTATGTATATTATACgg TGCATACCATTAACATGGAATACGCTAAGGCTATCTCACTACTGTTTTCTTTATTGGAATGCGATAATGTGGATGAGTTGGCTTATTGCTAACCGTCGCGATCCAGGATACATACCGCAAAATTCTGAAACTTATTATCGAGCGATCAGACAAATACCGTACTACGATAAATGGAAGAAACGAAATGCTATACTTTCACGTCTATGCCACACGTGCAGATGTCTACGACCTTTGAG gGCAAAGCATTGTCGTATTTGCAAGCGCTGCGTGGCCTACTTCGACCACCACTGTCCATTCATCTATAACTGTATCGGCGTTCGAAATCGCATGTGGTTCTTTTTGTTCGTGATGAGTGTTGCTATAAATTGTACACTTTCTATATACTTCGCGTGCTATTGTCTATACCTAGAAGGCTTTGGACTACTTTATATGCTGGGTTTGCTTGAGGCCATAACATTTTGCGCACTCGGATGGATTCTCACGTGCACTTCG GTGCTCCACGCCTGTATGAATTTAACTACAAACGAAATGTTTAACTACAAGAGGTACCCGTATCTACGTGACAAGAGAGGCCGTTATCAGAACCCGTTTTCGCGGGGGCCCATTATGAACTTGATTGAATTCTTCGTTTGTTTACCGGACAAGTTTGATGAGCAAGACCTCTTTTATGGAGAGAATATATGA